A single window of Sphaerodactylus townsendi isolate TG3544 linkage group LG03, MPM_Stown_v2.3, whole genome shotgun sequence DNA harbors:
- the LOC125427649 gene encoding neuropeptide Y receptor type 2-like yields the protein MGLLDQANSTTILNMLDKKWSFAWNTKNIVTPSQGLQGSTNAMMDSTKILGVQIILIAAYSLIILLGFIGNSLVIYMIVRYKTMRTVTNFFIANLALADLMVDTLCLPFTLAYTLLDEWKFGAALCHLVSYAQALSVHVSTFTLTVIALDRYRCIVFHLDRRISKKISFTIITITWLVAAVLASPLAIFREYKYEEIPSINLKIAVCSEKWPSENRDATIYSLSMLLLQYVLPLSIICYAYIRIWIKLKGHISPTTRNDSQCRRRKTTKMLVMVVVVFAVSWLPFHIFQLAIDLDLVLNYHEYKLLYTVFHVVAMCSTFANPLLYGWMNKNYRNGFLTFFHCQNKPERLYTEGSIRGRSCTFRATTLNGSIKHSAGNGQPPTQV from the coding sequence ATGGGGTTGCTTGATCAAGCCAACAGCACTACTATCTTGAACATGTTGGATAAAAAGTGGTCATTTGCCTGGAACACAAAGAACATAGTCACCCCTAGTCAGGGGCTCCAAGGATCCACCAATGCTATGATGGACAGCACCAAGATCTTGGGAGTCCAGATCATCCTGATAGCTGCCTACTCTCTCATCATTCTGTTGGGGTTCATTGGCAACTCTTTAGTCATCTACATGATAGTGAGATACAAAACCATGAGGACTGTTACCAATTTTTTCATAGCTAACCTGGCTCTGGCAGACTTAATGGTAGACACGCTGTGCTTGCCCTTCACTTTGGCCTATACTCTGCTTGATGAATGGAAGTTTGGGGCTGCGCTTTGTCACCTGGTCTCCTATGCTCAAGCTTTAAGTGTGCATGTGTCCACCTTCACCTTAACTGTGATTGCTCTGGACAGGTACAGATGCATAGTTTTCCACCTGGACAGGAGGATATCCAAGAAGATCAGCTTCACCATCATAACAATTACATGGCTGGTTGCTGCTGTCCTAGCCAGTCCCCTGGCCATCTTCCGAGAGTACAAATATGAAGAAATTCCATCCATCAATCTCAAAATAGCTGTCTGCTCTGAGAAGTGGCCTTCAGAAAACAGAGATGCTACCATATACAGCTTATCCATGCTCCTTTTGCAGTATGTCCTCCCTCTTTCCATCATCTGCTATGCCTACATCAGGATATGGATCAAACTCAAAGGCCATATAAGCCCCACCACTAGGAATGACAGTCAGTGCCGCAGGAGGAAGACCACAAAAATGctagtgatggtggtggtggtgtttgcaGTCTCTTGGCTTCCTTTCCACATTTTCCAGCTTGCCATTGACTTAGATCTGGTGCTCAACTACCATGAGTATAAACTCCTTTATACAGTTTTCCATGTGGTGGCCATGTGCTCAACTTTTGCTAACCCTCTACTCTATGGTTGGATGAATAAGAACTACCGAAATGGATTCCTCACATTCTTCCATTGCCAGAACAAGCCTGAGAGACTTTATACAGAGGGATCCATCAGAGGTCGATCCTGTACTTTCAGAGCCACCACCTTGAATGGGAGCATCAAACACTCAGCAGGCAATGGACAGCCACCAACACAGGTTTAG